The genomic segment CTGAACGGTTACTAATGGATTAGTGAAATGGGGAAGATAATCGAGATTCCATTTACAGAGAATCTTATTAAATTTATCGGCGAACAGATACTTGAAAAACAAAGGTATGATTATTCATCAACCGCTGTTGTATTTGCCCATCGCCGTCCAATTCTGTATCTTCGCCAGATGATGACGAAACAACTAAATCAGCCATTCTTTCCGCCAAAGATGTTCTCAATGGACGATTTTATCTCCTCTCTAACCTCACAAATCCTGCCTGATTTTACCCTCGTAAACAGACTGGATAGCATCTATCTGCTTTTTCAGGCAGTTACAAAACTCAACAAGAACCCCTGGGATAAACCGGGTTTTTCATTTGCTCAATTTTTACCCTGGGGAATAAAGATTGAACGGGTAATCGAAGAAATTGACATTGAAATGGTTAAAGATGAAAACCTCAAGGGTATCCAGATAGAAGAACTATGGGAACCAAATGTTGTCCGCAATGCTGGTCTTTTAATGGGGCATCTTGCAGAGATTCGTAAAATTTATCATACCCTTCTTGATGAGCAAGGTCTGATAACTCGTGGTAGAAATTATGCACTGGCGGCGGAGAATATCGAAGAATTATCTCTTCCATTCAAAACCATCTATTTTGGTGGACTTTTTGCGATGAGTCAGGCAGAGAAAACGATTATTCGCTATCTCCTCAAACAACCAGCCGTTACTTTTATCCGTCAGAACGATGAAATCCAATGGACACCATTTGAAGAAATGAATGAATGGGTAGAAGAGATAGAGCACGGAACACAAAGCACACAACACAGAGCAGAGATATTTTTACATGAGGCATTTAACACTCACTCTGAGATAGTGGAATTAAGAGATATTATCACAGAAGACCGGTCTGAGTATGAAAAAACAGCCATTGTTTTACCTGACCCTGAACCGCTTATTCCTTTACTCTCTGAGGTAATGACTACCCTTGAGACAGACTATAATATCACGATGGGCTATCCAGCAGTCAGAACACCAATTTATGCCCTTTTAGACCTTTTTATAAAACTTCAGGAAACAAGGCGAGATAACACTTATTATGTTGATGCCTATCTCTCCCTTCTAATGCATCCCTATATTAAAAACATTCAGCACCAACTTAAATCTACCCAGATGCGAATTCTGATTCATTCTATAGAGGAAATACTTCTGAACAAGGGGAAAATGTTTAATAGCCTTGATGAAATTGAGGAGGAGGCTGAAATATTTGAGCAGGCACAGCGATTGACTGCAGGAGAGGTTACCACTGCGGATTTCAAAAATACCCTGATTGAGTGCCACGATATCTTTATCAGGAGAATGGATGGAATCAGGACTCTTGCCTCTCTGGCAGATTTTTTCGAGGGAATTCTCATCTATCTGGCAAAATTCAGCCCGGCTATTCACTATCCATTTTCTGGAGAGTTTTTCAATAGTTTTTTTCTTTTTCTGGACAAAATCAAAATCTCCATCCTCAAAGACGAAGAATTTAAAGATACTAATAACCTCATCAATCTCTTTCGTTATATTGTTAGAGAAGAGCAAATTGCATTTCAGGGAGAGCCGCTTAAAGGTCTGCAGATTATGGGGTTATTGGAAACACGGGCTTTAAATTTCGACAAAATCTTTTTATTAAATGCCAACGAAGGTATTCTTCCAGCAAGTGAACCTTTTGATTCGCTTTTGCCACTTCCATTAAGGACTGCTCTGAAAATGCCACTTCACTATCACAATGAAGAAATCTACCGCTATCATTTCCATCATCTCGTCTCATCCAGTCGCCAGATTCATATCTTCTACTTGAAAACTGAAAAACAACTTCGCAGTCGGTTTGTTGAAAAATTAGTCTGGGAAGAAGAAAAAAGAAAGGGACAGATAGGAGTTTTGAAAGCAAGTCAGGTGGCATTAAATGTTTCGTTTCCTCGACGGCATAGGTTTGAGGTAGCTAAAAATCAGGAAATTCTCGATATTTTATATAAAATAAACCTTTCGGCGACTGACCTGGAATCTTATCTGGACTGCCCGGTTAAATTTTATTTCTCAAAGGTGCTAAGGCTTAAAGAAAAAGAGGAGATACCAGATGAACTCGAGGCTGAACGGATTGGAAATATTCTTCATCAGATATTGGAACGGCTTTATCGCCCCCTTTGCGGCATAGGAATTCTGGGAGAAAAAGAGTATGTTGAACTTGAGAGAAATCTGTCTGGGGTAGTAGAATCTGTTTTTCTGGAGAATTTTGGCGAGATTCGAGGCGAACAGTATCTTCTTCAAGAGATAACTGTTGCCCGTTTAAAAAAATATATCCAATCAGAAAAGAAACATATTGGCAACTGCACAATAATCTCTACTGAAGAAAATTTATCCTGTTCTTTTTCACTGGCTGATGGAATTAGTATTTGCCTGACTGGTCGTGCCGACCGTATCGACCATCTGGGAAAAGAATGGATGATAATTGATTACAAATCAGGGAATCTAAAAAGATTTAGACTATTTGATAAGATATTGAAATCCCGTGATGAGATGAAGAAGGAAATAGAGTCTCTTCAACTTCCTTTTTACGCCTTGCTTTATCAAAGGATGCATCATATCCTGCGCAGTGAAATAAATTCTAAACTGGTTTCTCTTCGTCTGGATGAAGAAAAACTCCTTTTTGATGAAAATGTTGACCGTGAGGAGTTTTTAGAGGAGATATTTCTTCCGACATTGAGGAATCTTATCGCGGAAATATTAAGTCCAGATATTCCCTTTGTGGTCGATGGCAAGGAAGAAAGGTGCCGTTTTTGTCCTTTTCCAACCTTCTGCCGCAAGGGATGAAATATGTTTTGACTGGTTATGAGGTAATCTACAATGCCAATTTCAGTTTTGAATCCTTTTATTTCTTTAATT from the bacterium genome contains:
- a CDS encoding PD-(D/E)XK nuclease family protein; this translates as MGKIIEIPFTENLIKFIGEQILEKQRYDYSSTAVVFAHRRPILYLRQMMTKQLNQPFFPPKMFSMDDFISSLTSQILPDFTLVNRLDSIYLLFQAVTKLNKNPWDKPGFSFAQFLPWGIKIERVIEEIDIEMVKDENLKGIQIEELWEPNVVRNAGLLMGHLAEIRKIYHTLLDEQGLITRGRNYALAAENIEELSLPFKTIYFGGLFAMSQAEKTIIRYLLKQPAVTFIRQNDEIQWTPFEEMNEWVEEIEHGTQSTQHRAEIFLHEAFNTHSEIVELRDIITEDRSEYEKTAIVLPDPEPLIPLLSEVMTTLETDYNITMGYPAVRTPIYALLDLFIKLQETRRDNTYYVDAYLSLLMHPYIKNIQHQLKSTQMRILIHSIEEILLNKGKMFNSLDEIEEEAEIFEQAQRLTAGEVTTADFKNTLIECHDIFIRRMDGIRTLASLADFFEGILIYLAKFSPAIHYPFSGEFFNSFFLFLDKIKISILKDEEFKDTNNLINLFRYIVREEQIAFQGEPLKGLQIMGLLETRALNFDKIFLLNANEGILPASEPFDSLLPLPLRTALKMPLHYHNEEIYRYHFHHLVSSSRQIHIFYLKTEKQLRSRFVEKLVWEEEKRKGQIGVLKASQVALNVSFPRRHRFEVAKNQEILDILYKINLSATDLESYLDCPVKFYFSKVLRLKEKEEIPDELEAERIGNILHQILERLYRPLCGIGILGEKEYVELERNLSGVVESVFLENFGEIRGEQYLLQEITVARLKKYIQSEKKHIGNCTIISTEENLSCSFSLADGISICLTGRADRIDHLGKEWMIIDYKSGNLKRFRLFDKILKSRDEMKKEIESLQLPFYALLYQRMHHILRSEINSKLVSLRLDEEKLLFDENVDREEFLEEIFLPTLRNLIAEILSPDIPFVVDGKEERCRFCPFPTFCRKG